From the genome of Thunnus thynnus chromosome 1, fThuThy2.1, whole genome shotgun sequence, one region includes:
- the LOC137167827 gene encoding NLR family CARD domain-containing protein 3-like isoform X2, whose amino-acid sequence MDQCEDREEGVPPSKSSLCGEHDSQTEAQRMQQQRADSPEPSCVSMKSDRSMGRPIDLKDGQPADGRVQQQSSEIPSDQSAQQHQTHLDSIFMLLEENIITFVKNELKRVQRGLSADYPEYLEGQTKDEEVLDSEDEEQRRSSRKAFLKITLHFLKRIKQEELADRLQSRTRAAECQHELKSNLKEKFQCVCEGIAKAGNPTLLNQIYTELFITEGGTAEVNDEHEVRQIETASWKPERPETTIRQQDIFKASPGRDEPIRTMMTKGVAGIGKTILTQKFALDWAEDKANQDIHFTFPFTFRELNVLKERKYSLVELVHHFFTETKEAGICRFEEFQVVFIFDGLDECRLPLDFHNNEILTDVRESTSVDVLLTNLIRGTLLPSARLWINTRPAAANQIPPECVSMVTEVRGFTDPQKEEYFRKRFREEEQASTIISHIETSRSLHIMCHIPVFCWITATVLEVVLKSREGGELPKTLTEMYIHFLVVQAKLKNVKYDGGAETDPHWNKKSRKMILSLGKLAFEQLQKGNLIFYESDLTECGIDIRAASVYSGVFTQIFKEERGLYQDKVFCFIHLSVQEFLAALHVHLTFVNSGVSLLAGEQTTSCWCKVFKDKPKPTHFYQSAVDKALKSPNAHLDLFLRFLLGLSLQSNQTLLRGLLTQAESSSQTNQKTVKYIKKKISENLSAERSISLFHCLNELNDCSLVEEIQQYLCSGRLSTDKLSPAQWSALVFILLSSEKDLDVFDLKKYSASEEALLRLLPVVKASNKALLSGCNLSERSCAALSSVLSSQSSSLKELDLSNNNLQIKGVKQLSAGLESPHCRLETLSLSGCLITEEGCASLASALSSNPSHLRELDLSYNYPGDRGEKLLSAGLEDPHWRLDTLRMDHGGLQRLKPGVRKYACELELNTNTTSRDLELSDNNRKVTYVEENRSYPDHPDRFDRWPQLLCRNELTDRCYWEVEWRGRVNISVTYRGIRDHCEFGWNDQSWSLDCSDGGVYSVCHNKRRTNISSSSSSSSSVSNRVAVYVDCPAGTLSFYRVSSDTLIHLHTFNTTFTQPLCAGFGVFSGSSVSLCSL is encoded by the exons tatg ctgctggaggagaacatcaTCACTTTTGTAAAGAACGAGCTGAAGAGAGTCCAGAGGGGTCTGAGTGCAGATTACCCAGAATACTTAGAGGGTCAGACTaaggatgaggaggtgttggacagtgaggatgaagagcagaggaggagcagcagaaaggcatttctgaagatcacactgCATTTCCTGAAGAGAAtaaagcaggaggagctggctgaccgtctgcagagca GAACTCGTGCTGCAGAGTGTCAACATGAGCTCAAGTCTAACCTGAAGGagaagttccagtgtgtgtgtgaggggattgctaaagcaggaaacccaacccttctgaatcagatctacacagagctcttcatcacagagggagggactgcagaggtcaatgatgaacatgaggtcagacagattgaaacagcatcctGGAAACCAGAaagaccagaaacaacaatcagacaacaagacatctttaaagcctcacctggaagagatgaaccaatcagaacaatgatgacaaagggagtggctggcattgggaaaacaatcTTAACACAGAAATTCgctctggactgggctgaagacaaagccaaccaggacatacacttcacatttccattcactttcagagagctcaatgtgctgaaagagagaaagtacagcttggtggaactagttcatcacttctttactgaaaccaaagaagcaggaatctgcaggtttgaagagttccaggttgtgttcatctttgacggtctggatgagtgtcgacttcctttggacttccacaacaatgagatcctgactgatgttagagagtccacctcagtggatgtgctgctgacaaacctcatcagggggacactgcttccctctgctcgcctctggataaacacacgacctgcagcagccaatcagatccctcctgagtgtgtcagcatggtgacagaggtcagagggttcactgacccacagaaggaggagtacttcaggaagagattcagagaagaggagcaggccagcaccatcatctcccacatcGAGACATCACGAAgtctccacatcatgtgccacatcccagtcttctgctggatcactgctacagttctggaggttgtgttgaaaagcagagagggaggagagctgcccaagaccctgactgagatgtacatccacttcctggtggttcaggCCAAACTGAAGAACgtcaagtatgatggaggagctgagacagatccacactggaataaaaagagcaggaagatgattctgtctctgggaaaactggcttttgagcagctgcagaaaggcaacctgatcttctatgaatcagacctgacagagtgtggcatcgatatcagagcagcctcagtgtactcaggagtgttcacacagatctttaaagaggagagagggctgtaccaggacaaggtgttctgcttcatccatctgagcgttcaggagtttctggctgctcttcatgtccatctgacattcgTCAACTCTGGAGTCAGTCTGCTGGCAggagaacaaacaacatcctgcTGGTGTAAAGTATTTAAAGACAAACCTAAACCAACACATttctaccagagtgctgtggacAAGGCCTTAAAGAGTCCAAATGCACACCTagacttgttcctccgcttcctcctgggtctttcactgcagagCAATCAGACTCTCCTACGAGGTCTGCTGACACAGGCAGAAAgtagctcacagaccaatcagaaaacagtcaagtacatcaagaagaaaatcagtgagaatctgtctgcagagagaagcatcagTCTGTTCCATTgcctgaatgaactgaatgattgttctctagtggaggagatccaacagtacctGTGTTCAGGACgtctctccacagataaactgtctcctgctcagtggtcagctctggtcttcatcttactgtcatcagaaaaagatctggatgtgtttgacctgaagaaatactctgcttcagaggaggctcttctgaggctgctgccagtggttaaagcctccaacaaagctct ACTGAGTGGCTGTAACCtttcagagagaagctgtgcagctctgtcctcagttctcagctcccagtcctctagtctgaaAGAGCTTGAtctgagtaacaacaacctgcagatTAAAGGAGTGAAGCaactgtctgctggactggagagtccacactgcagactggaaactctcag tctgtcaggatgtctgatcacagaggaaggctgtgcttctctggcctcagctctgagctccaacccctcccatctgagagagctagACCTGAGCTACAATTATCCAGGAGACCGAGgggagaagctgctgtctgctggactggaggatccacactggagactggacactctcag GATGGACCATGGTGGACTGCAGAGACTGAAACCTGGTGTCAggaagt atgcCTGTGAACtggaactgaacacaaacacaacaagcagAGACCTcgaactgtctgacaacaacaggaaagTGACATATGTGGAGGAGAATCGGTCttatcctgatcatccagacagatttgaccGCTGGCCTCAGCTGTTGTGTAGAAATGAACTGACTGatcgctgttactgggaggtcgagtggagaggaagagttaatatatcagtgacttacagaggaatcagagATCACTGTGAGTTTGGATGGAAcgatcagtcctggagtctggACTGCTCTGATGGTGGTGTTTACTCTGTCTGTCACAATAAGAGAAGAACaaacatctcctcctcctcctcatcttcctcctctgtctctaacagagtagcagtgtatgtggactgtcctgctggcactctgtccttctacagagtctcctctgacacactgatccacctccacaccttcaacaccacattcactcagcctctgtgtgcTGGGTTTGGAGTCTTTTCTGGTTcgtcagtgtctctgtgttctctgtag
- the LOC137167827 gene encoding NLR family CARD domain-containing protein 3-like isoform X3, producing the protein MKSDWSMGRLIDLKDGQPADGRVQQQSSEIPSDQSAQQHQTHLDSIFMLLEENIITFVKNELKRVQRGLSADYPEYLEGQTKDEEVLDSEDEEQRRSSRKAFLKITLHFLKRIKQEELADRLQSRTRAAECQHELKSNLKEKFQCVCEGIAKAGNPTLLNQIYTELFITEGGTAEVNDEHEVRQIETASWKPERPETTIRQQDIFKASPGRDEPIRTMMTKGVAGIGKTILTQKFALDWAEDKANQDIHFTFPFTFRELNVLKERKYSLVELVHHFFTETKEAGICRFEEFQVVFIFDGLDECRLPLDFHNNEILTDVRESTSVDVLLTNLIRGTLLPSARLWINTRPAAANQIPPECVSMVTEVRGFTDPQKEEYFRKRFREEEQASTIISHIETSRSLHIMCHIPVFCWITATVLEVVLKSREGGELPKTLTEMYIHFLVVQAKLKNVKYDGGAETDPHWNKKSRKMILSLGKLAFEQLQKGNLIFYESDLTECGIDIRAASVYSGVFTQIFKEERGLYQDKVFCFIHLSVQEFLAALHVHLTFVNSGVSLLAGEQTTSCWCKVFKDKPKPTHFYQSAVDKALKSPNAHLDLFLRFLLGLSLQSNQTLLRGLLTQAESSSQTNQKTVKYIKKKISENLSAERSISLFHCLNELNDCSLVEEIQQYLCSGRLSTDKLSPAQWSALVFILLSSEKDLDVFDLKKYSASEEALLRLLPVVKASNKALLSGCNLSERSCAALSSVLSSQSSSLKELDLSNNNLQIKGVKQLSAGLESPHCRLETLSLSGCLITEEGCASLASALSSNPSHLRELDLSYNYPGDRGEKLLSAGLEDPHWRLDTLRMDHGGLQRLKPGVRKYACELELNTNTTSRDLELSDNNRKVTYVEENRSYPDHPDRFDRWPQLLCRNELTDRCYWEVEWRGRVNISVTYRGIRDHCEFGWNDQSWSLDCSDGGVYSVCHNKRRTNISSSSSSSSSVSNRVAVYVDCPAGTLSFYRVSSDTLIHLHTFNTTFTQPLCAGFGVFSGSSVSLCSL; encoded by the exons tatg ctgctggaggagaacatcaTCACTTTTGTAAAGAACGAGCTGAAGAGAGTCCAGAGGGGTCTGAGTGCAGATTACCCAGAATACTTAGAGGGTCAGACTaaggatgaggaggtgttggacagtgaggatgaagagcagaggaggagcagcagaaaggcatttctgaagatcacactgCATTTCCTGAAGAGAAtaaagcaggaggagctggctgaccgtctgcagagca GAACTCGTGCTGCAGAGTGTCAACATGAGCTCAAGTCTAACCTGAAGGagaagttccagtgtgtgtgtgaggggattgctaaagcaggaaacccaacccttctgaatcagatctacacagagctcttcatcacagagggagggactgcagaggtcaatgatgaacatgaggtcagacagattgaaacagcatcctGGAAACCAGAaagaccagaaacaacaatcagacaacaagacatctttaaagcctcacctggaagagatgaaccaatcagaacaatgatgacaaagggagtggctggcattgggaaaacaatcTTAACACAGAAATTCgctctggactgggctgaagacaaagccaaccaggacatacacttcacatttccattcactttcagagagctcaatgtgctgaaagagagaaagtacagcttggtggaactagttcatcacttctttactgaaaccaaagaagcaggaatctgcaggtttgaagagttccaggttgtgttcatctttgacggtctggatgagtgtcgacttcctttggacttccacaacaatgagatcctgactgatgttagagagtccacctcagtggatgtgctgctgacaaacctcatcagggggacactgcttccctctgctcgcctctggataaacacacgacctgcagcagccaatcagatccctcctgagtgtgtcagcatggtgacagaggtcagagggttcactgacccacagaaggaggagtacttcaggaagagattcagagaagaggagcaggccagcaccatcatctcccacatcGAGACATCACGAAgtctccacatcatgtgccacatcccagtcttctgctggatcactgctacagttctggaggttgtgttgaaaagcagagagggaggagagctgcccaagaccctgactgagatgtacatccacttcctggtggttcaggCCAAACTGAAGAACgtcaagtatgatggaggagctgagacagatccacactggaataaaaagagcaggaagatgattctgtctctgggaaaactggcttttgagcagctgcagaaaggcaacctgatcttctatgaatcagacctgacagagtgtggcatcgatatcagagcagcctcagtgtactcaggagtgttcacacagatctttaaagaggagagagggctgtaccaggacaaggtgttctgcttcatccatctgagcgttcaggagtttctggctgctcttcatgtccatctgacattcgTCAACTCTGGAGTCAGTCTGCTGGCAggagaacaaacaacatcctgcTGGTGTAAAGTATTTAAAGACAAACCTAAACCAACACATttctaccagagtgctgtggacAAGGCCTTAAAGAGTCCAAATGCACACCTagacttgttcctccgcttcctcctgggtctttcactgcagagCAATCAGACTCTCCTACGAGGTCTGCTGACACAGGCAGAAAgtagctcacagaccaatcagaaaacagtcaagtacatcaagaagaaaatcagtgagaatctgtctgcagagagaagcatcagTCTGTTCCATTgcctgaatgaactgaatgattgttctctagtggaggagatccaacagtacctGTGTTCAGGACgtctctccacagataaactgtctcctgctcagtggtcagctctggtcttcatcttactgtcatcagaaaaagatctggatgtgtttgacctgaagaaatactctgcttcagaggaggctcttctgaggctgctgccagtggttaaagcctccaacaaagctct ACTGAGTGGCTGTAACCtttcagagagaagctgtgcagctctgtcctcagttctcagctcccagtcctctagtctgaaAGAGCTTGAtctgagtaacaacaacctgcagatTAAAGGAGTGAAGCaactgtctgctggactggagagtccacactgcagactggaaactctcag tctgtcaggatgtctgatcacagaggaaggctgtgcttctctggcctcagctctgagctccaacccctcccatctgagagagctagACCTGAGCTACAATTATCCAGGAGACCGAGgggagaagctgctgtctgctggactggaggatccacactggagactggacactctcag GATGGACCATGGTGGACTGCAGAGACTGAAACCTGGTGTCAggaagt atgcCTGTGAACtggaactgaacacaaacacaacaagcagAGACCTcgaactgtctgacaacaacaggaaagTGACATATGTGGAGGAGAATCGGTCttatcctgatcatccagacagatttgaccGCTGGCCTCAGCTGTTGTGTAGAAATGAACTGACTGatcgctgttactgggaggtcgagtggagaggaagagttaatatatcagtgacttacagaggaatcagagATCACTGTGAGTTTGGATGGAAcgatcagtcctggagtctggACTGCTCTGATGGTGGTGTTTACTCTGTCTGTCACAATAAGAGAAGAACaaacatctcctcctcctcctcatcttcctcctctgtctctaacagagtagcagtgtatgtggactgtcctgctggcactctgtccttctacagagtctcctctgacacactgatccacctccacaccttcaacaccacattcactcagcctctgtgtgcTGGGTTTGGAGTCTTTTCTGGTTcgtcagtgtctctgtgttctctgtag